The following coding sequences are from one Roseofilum capinflatum BLCC-M114 window:
- a CDS encoding diguanylate cyclase domain-containing protein, with product MANRLFQHRKTVPLPIYILVPVLLPILVAMSVTGWLSLRRNHQLVQQLSRQWMEEVGDRLKTKLSQDLAFPQDLLNSYENLLLDLDDGAIALSNQNCFWPFLNSFPSLQGITFGLEPRGDLLAIHRTEDGEMICTLANRETNHQLSTYRLGDRGEVQERLDSSIASYDARQNLWYQNSIIDQQVTLDITRLPSLSHPSIELQIVQPFYDQNKELIGVGKIDFNLNSFQEYLQNINLDFSAEILVFDQQINPLVDSTKNSKKQETIEAGLLPKIQQNLTADYPQEIQIFSHNKQNYWTLSFAYKLPGDRQWWISIIVPEKQVFQAVEINFRNQLLLNLSAVSISIALGSFFLHKISSILNQVSQNAQQVIEGHLSLENLPHSLVYPLQGLINSFQALTQYWCQLVQSIGHENERLLDKVESGTNLLIEAVEKADKANLKLQQSQSLLESIINSSMDGIMAFQALRDYRGRIIDFEWIVSNQVAAYFFEINTVNLVGKSWLQEIQSPNLRSLFDHYVSVVETGHSLELEFPYDHDNQRAWFHVIAVKLGDGLSVNFRDITDRKKSVFELRKMLDEVHKIANTDGLTKVANRRQFDECLYQEWLRLKRDRLPLSIILCDVDYFKFYNDTYGHQAGDDCLIQVASAIQHSVRRSSDIVARYGGEEFVVLLPNTSEEGAKVVAQLIQSKIDDLQIPHKTSKVAATVTMSLGIATLVPTSELSKESLIALADEALYEAKKQGRNRFVVKS from the coding sequence ATGGCTAATCGGCTTTTTCAGCACCGGAAAACCGTTCCTTTACCCATTTACATTCTTGTGCCTGTACTGCTACCGATCTTGGTCGCCATGAGCGTCACAGGATGGCTCTCCTTACGCCGCAATCATCAGTTAGTGCAACAATTATCGCGGCAATGGATGGAGGAAGTGGGCGATCGCCTCAAAACGAAACTGAGTCAAGATCTGGCGTTTCCTCAAGATCTGCTCAACTCCTATGAAAATCTTCTCTTAGATCTCGATGATGGGGCGATCGCCTTATCCAATCAAAACTGTTTTTGGCCCTTTCTCAACAGTTTCCCCTCCCTGCAAGGGATTACCTTCGGGTTAGAGCCGAGGGGAGACTTGCTCGCTATCCATCGCACGGAAGATGGAGAAATGATCTGCACCCTGGCTAACCGAGAAACCAATCACCAGCTATCGACCTATCGTCTTGGCGATCGAGGTGAAGTTCAAGAGCGGCTTGACTCTTCCATTGCTTCCTACGATGCTCGCCAAAATTTGTGGTATCAGAACAGCATCATCGATCAACAAGTCACTCTAGACATTACACGCCTTCCCTCCCTCTCTCATCCCTCGATTGAGTTGCAAATCGTTCAGCCCTTTTACGATCAAAATAAAGAATTAATTGGAGTCGGTAAAATTGATTTCAATCTGAACTCATTCCAAGAGTATTTACAAAATATTAATCTTGATTTCTCCGCAGAAATACTTGTTTTTGATCAACAAATTAACCCCTTGGTCGATTCCACTAAGAATTCAAAAAAACAAGAGACTATTGAAGCTGGTTTGCTCCCTAAAATCCAACAAAATTTAACCGCAGACTATCCCCAAGAGATCCAAATATTTAGCCACAATAAACAAAACTATTGGACGTTAAGCTTTGCTTATAAATTACCCGGCGATCGGCAATGGTGGATCAGCATTATTGTTCCTGAAAAACAAGTATTTCAAGCGGTAGAGATCAATTTTCGCAATCAATTACTCCTCAATTTGAGTGCCGTTAGCATCTCCATCGCTTTAGGCAGTTTTTTCTTACATAAAATCAGCTCTATTCTCAATCAAGTTAGCCAGAATGCTCAACAGGTGATCGAAGGCCATTTATCCCTAGAAAATTTGCCCCATTCTCTAGTTTATCCCCTCCAGGGATTAATTAATAGTTTTCAAGCATTAACCCAGTATTGGTGTCAACTCGTTCAGTCGATTGGTCATGAAAATGAACGATTGCTAGACAAGGTAGAATCGGGAACAAATTTGTTGATTGAAGCTGTAGAAAAAGCAGACAAAGCTAACTTAAAACTGCAACAATCCCAATCCCTGCTCGAAAGTATCATTAATAGTTCCATGGATGGGATCATGGCATTTCAAGCCCTCCGAGATTATCGAGGTAGAATTATAGATTTTGAATGGATTGTGAGCAATCAAGTGGCAGCCTATTTTTTTGAAATTAACACTGTTAATTTGGTCGGAAAAAGTTGGCTCCAAGAAATCCAAAGCCCTAATCTAAGAAGTCTGTTCGATCATTATGTCAGTGTCGTAGAAACTGGCCATTCTCTAGAATTAGAATTTCCCTACGATCATGACAATCAACGGGCTTGGTTTCATGTAATTGCCGTCAAGCTTGGAGATGGATTATCGGTCAATTTTCGAGACATTACTGACCGCAAAAAATCAGTATTTGAACTGCGAAAAATGCTCGATGAAGTCCATAAAATCGCCAATACAGATGGCTTAACCAAAGTGGCGAACCGTCGTCAATTTGATGAATGCCTATATCAAGAGTGGCTGCGCTTAAAACGCGATCGCCTGCCCCTATCGATCATTTTATGCGATGTGGATTACTTTAAGTTCTACAATGACACCTATGGGCATCAAGCCGGGGATGACTGCCTGATCCAAGTGGCCAGCGCCATTCAACATTCAGTTCGACGCTCTAGTGATATAGTCGCTCGCTATGGAGGAGAGGAATTTGTGGTGCTTCTCCCCAACACTTCAGAAGAAGGGGCCAAAGTCGTGGCCCAGTTAATTCAATCCAAAATAGATGACCTGCAAATTCCCCATAAAACCTCTAAAGTCGCTGCAACGGTAACCATGAGTTTGGGAATTGCCACCTTGGTTCCGACCTCAGAACTCTCCAAAGAAAGCCTAATTGCTCTAGCAGATGAAGCCTTATATGAAGCCAAGAAGCAAGGGAGAAATCGGTTTGTGGTCAAATCTTAA
- a CDS encoding UbiA family prenyltransferase codes for MVNRWWVYQQERFPIVANGLLIGVFSFSAVSYSALLRGGVPSLGSSVVAFAIAFLFFLQLRIADEFKDYEEDCQFRSYRPVPRGLVSLRELGRLGAFTAIIQGLLALYLGGFTLGLFLIAVWLYLGLMSQEFFIRHWLKNHPVVYLISHMMIMPLIYGLATACDWQVTTGVIPRGLGWFLAVSFFNGVIIEIGRKIRSPQDEEVGVETYSYLWGRKRAVFVWLAVCTIMTVISAIAAKLIGFGLPLALATWAMLGISGTLSAQFLRSPVPKSGKRFELLSAIWTLLVYLGLGIIPLLIRA; via the coding sequence ATGGTTAATCGATGGTGGGTTTATCAGCAGGAACGGTTTCCTATTGTCGCTAATGGGCTGTTAATTGGGGTGTTTAGTTTTTCGGCGGTGAGTTATTCGGCACTGCTGCGGGGAGGGGTTCCCAGTTTGGGTTCTAGTGTAGTGGCTTTTGCGATCGCCTTTTTGTTCTTCTTGCAGTTGCGAATTGCCGATGAGTTCAAGGACTATGAGGAGGATTGCCAATTTCGTTCCTATCGCCCGGTTCCTAGGGGTTTGGTGAGTTTGCGCGAATTGGGCAGGTTGGGCGCTTTCACGGCGATTATTCAAGGGCTGTTGGCACTTTATTTGGGGGGGTTCACCCTAGGGCTATTTCTGATCGCAGTTTGGCTCTATTTAGGATTGATGAGTCAGGAATTTTTTATCCGCCATTGGCTCAAGAACCATCCCGTAGTTTATCTCATCAGCCATATGATGATTATGCCCCTCATTTATGGCTTGGCAACCGCTTGTGATTGGCAAGTCACCACCGGGGTGATACCGAGGGGTTTAGGCTGGTTTTTAGCCGTCAGTTTTTTCAACGGTGTCATCATTGAAATTGGGCGCAAAATTCGATCGCCCCAAGATGAGGAAGTCGGTGTAGAAACCTACAGTTACTTGTGGGGACGCAAACGAGCCGTTTTCGTCTGGTTAGCCGTTTGTACCATTATGACGGTGATTAGTGCGATCGCCGCGAAATTAATTGGCTTTGGCTTACCCCTAGCTCTAGCAACTTGGGCTATGTTGGGCATTTCCGGAACACTTTCGGCTCAATTTTTACGCTCTCCAGTCCCCAAATCTGGTAAGCGCTTTGAACTTCTCTCCGCCATCTGGACACTCTTAGTTTATCTCGGTTTAGGCATTATTCCCTTACTAATTCGCGCTTAA
- a CDS encoding succinate dehydrogenase/fumarate reductase flavoprotein subunit — MLDHDVIIVGGGLAGCRAAVEIARIDPSLNVAIVAKTHPIRSHSVAAQGGMAATLNNVDSEDSWEAHAFDTVKGSDYLADQDAVEILAKEAPDVVIDLEHLGVLFSRLPDGRIAQRAFGGHSYRRTCYAADKTGHAILHELVNNLRRYGVKVYQEWYVMRLILEEGEAKGLVMYHMLDGRLKVVRAKAIMLATGGYGRVFNTTSNDYASTGDGLAMVAQAGLPLQDMEFVQFHPTGLYPVGVLISEAVRGEGAYLRNSEGDRFMENYAPSKMELAPRDITSRAITLEIRAGRGIHTDGSAGGPFIHLDLRHMGREKIMSRIPFCWEEAHRLVGVDAVEEPMPVRPTAHYSMGGIPVDTDGRVRSGVEGFVEALFAAGECACVSVHGANRLGSNSLLECVVYGRRTGAAIAQYVQSRKLPNLDETPYLQEAQEQVQALLDQQGEQRINPLRQAFQDAMSQYCGVFRDQDSMEKGLEITQELQQDYGTIYLGDRGSLWNTEIIEALELKNIMVVGRMILTSALNRKESRGAHSREDFPQRDDPNFLKHSLAFYSAAGIEIQYRPVTLTQFEPQERKY, encoded by the coding sequence ATGTTAGACCATGATGTAATCATTGTTGGCGGTGGCCTAGCCGGGTGTCGTGCGGCTGTGGAAATTGCCCGCATTGATCCGAGCCTTAATGTTGCTATAGTCGCTAAAACCCATCCGATTCGATCGCACTCTGTCGCCGCTCAAGGGGGTATGGCTGCCACCTTAAACAATGTGGATTCTGAGGATAGTTGGGAAGCCCACGCCTTCGATACAGTCAAGGGTTCCGACTATTTAGCGGATCAGGATGCAGTCGAAATTTTAGCCAAAGAAGCCCCGGATGTGGTGATCGATTTAGAGCATTTAGGGGTTCTATTTTCCCGTCTACCGGATGGCCGCATTGCTCAACGAGCTTTTGGGGGCCATTCCTATCGCCGTACCTGCTACGCTGCCGATAAGACGGGCCATGCGATCCTTCATGAGTTGGTGAATAATCTGCGACGCTATGGGGTCAAGGTGTATCAGGAATGGTATGTGATGCGCTTGATCCTGGAAGAGGGGGAAGCGAAGGGTTTGGTGATGTACCATATGCTCGATGGCCGGTTAAAGGTGGTGCGAGCGAAGGCAATTATGTTAGCGACGGGGGGCTATGGGCGGGTGTTTAACACTACGTCCAATGATTATGCCTCCACCGGAGATGGGTTGGCCATGGTGGCACAAGCGGGTCTGCCGCTTCAGGATATGGAGTTTGTGCAATTTCACCCGACGGGGTTGTATCCGGTGGGGGTATTGATTTCCGAGGCAGTCCGGGGCGAGGGGGCCTATTTACGCAACAGTGAGGGCGATCGCTTCATGGAGAATTATGCCCCCAGCAAAATGGAGTTAGCACCCAGGGATATTACCTCTAGAGCCATTACCCTGGAAATTCGCGCCGGTCGCGGTATTCATACGGATGGCAGCGCGGGCGGCCCCTTTATCCATCTGGATCTGCGCCATATGGGGCGGGAAAAAATTATGAGCCGGATTCCCTTTTGCTGGGAAGAAGCCCATCGTTTGGTGGGAGTGGATGCGGTAGAAGAACCCATGCCCGTGCGTCCCACGGCCCATTATTCCATGGGGGGTATTCCGGTGGATACGGATGGCCGGGTACGCAGTGGGGTAGAGGGGTTTGTAGAGGCTCTATTTGCGGCGGGAGAATGCGCTTGTGTGTCGGTGCATGGGGCGAACCGTTTGGGGAGTAATTCCCTACTCGAATGCGTGGTCTATGGACGACGGACGGGGGCGGCGATCGCCCAATATGTCCAATCTCGCAAGTTACCCAATTTAGACGAAACGCCCTATCTACAAGAGGCACAAGAACAAGTGCAAGCCTTGTTAGACCAACAGGGAGAACAGCGTATTAATCCCCTACGCCAAGCCTTTCAAGATGCCATGAGTCAATATTGTGGGGTATTCCGCGACCAAGACTCGATGGAAAAGGGTCTAGAGATTACCCAAGAGTTGCAACAGGACTATGGCACGATTTATCTTGGCGATCGCGGGTCTTTGTGGAATACGGAGATTATCGAGGCTTTAGAACTGAAGAATATTATGGTGGTGGGTCGCATGATCCTCACCTCTGCACTCAACCGGAAGGAGAGTCGGGGGGCCCATTCTCGCGAAGATTTTCCCCAACGGGACGATCCCAATTTCCTCAAGCATTCCTTGGCGTTTTATTCAGCCGCAGGCATTGAGATTCAATATCGCCCAGTGACACTCACCCAGTTTGAACCCCAGGAGCGGAAGTATTAA
- a CDS encoding hydroxymethylglutaryl-CoA reductase has product MSTSQRQANQYVRELLEQNRLTELSAKLLPNPKPLPRKFRGAFRLSRQRVEQHWKQLNTFPETQANLLDEQTLSQLEAYQHNIENFIGTVKLPVGIAGPLRVNGLFAQGDYYVPLATTEAALVASYSRGCQLISEVGGCQALLLNEAVNRTPGFAFRNLQEVGLFLAWVVGEQETFKEQAENTTRYGKLIDTRITVEGNHVYLDFQFTTGDAAGQNMVTLATDAICQYILRQSPVAPQHWFIEANLSGDKKASAQSFAGVRGKKVTAEVTIPAQLVAQRLHTSPEQMVNYWRMSALGGTMSGTIGIQGHYANGLAALYIACGQDAACVAESAVGVTRFELTAEGDLYAAVTLPNLIVGTVGGGTGLPSQQACLQILGLAGAGLARAFAEMCAGLALAGELSIIGALSAGEFVQAHARLARER; this is encoded by the coding sequence ATGTCTACCTCCCAACGTCAAGCCAACCAATATGTGCGGGAACTCCTAGAGCAGAACCGACTGACAGAACTCTCGGCAAAACTCCTACCCAACCCCAAACCCTTACCGCGCAAGTTTCGCGGCGCATTTCGTCTCAGTCGTCAACGGGTAGAACAGCATTGGAAGCAACTGAATACGTTTCCGGAAACCCAAGCTAATCTCTTAGATGAACAAACCCTGTCGCAACTCGAAGCTTATCAGCATAATATTGAAAACTTTATCGGTACAGTGAAACTCCCGGTGGGTATTGCTGGCCCCCTGCGGGTAAATGGGTTGTTTGCCCAAGGGGATTATTATGTACCTTTAGCGACTACAGAAGCGGCCCTTGTCGCCTCCTATTCGCGGGGATGTCAACTGATTTCGGAAGTCGGAGGATGTCAAGCCTTATTACTCAATGAAGCGGTGAACCGCACTCCTGGGTTTGCGTTTAGGAACTTGCAAGAGGTGGGCTTATTTTTGGCTTGGGTCGTTGGGGAACAGGAAACTTTTAAGGAACAAGCAGAAAATACTACTCGCTACGGGAAATTAATCGATACCCGAATTACGGTAGAAGGCAATCATGTTTATCTGGATTTTCAGTTTACGACCGGGGATGCGGCGGGTCAAAATATGGTGACGTTGGCGACGGATGCCATTTGTCAGTATATCCTCCGCCAGAGTCCAGTGGCTCCCCAACACTGGTTTATTGAGGCGAATTTATCGGGGGATAAAAAGGCCAGCGCCCAATCTTTTGCTGGAGTGCGGGGTAAAAAGGTGACCGCAGAGGTGACTATACCGGCTCAGTTGGTGGCGCAACGGTTGCACACGAGTCCAGAACAAATGGTGAACTATTGGCGGATGTCGGCTTTGGGGGGAACCATGAGTGGGACGATAGGCATTCAAGGCCATTATGCCAATGGATTAGCCGCGCTCTATATTGCTTGCGGTCAAGATGCCGCTTGTGTGGCGGAGTCTGCGGTGGGGGTGACGCGGTTTGAGTTAACGGCAGAGGGGGATTTATATGCGGCGGTGACGTTGCCGAATTTGATTGTGGGTACGGTAGGCGGTGGTACGGGGTTACCGAGTCAGCAAGCTTGTTTGCAGATTTTGGGGTTAGCGGGTGCGGGGTTGGCGAGGGCGTTTGCTGAGATGTGTGCGGGGTTGGCGTTGGCGGGGGAGTTGTCGATTATTGGGGCGTTATCTGCGGGGGAGTTTGTCCAGGCTCATGCTCGGTTGGCAAGGGAGCGTTGA
- a CDS encoding phosphoglycerate kinase has translation MPKKTVANLSASDLSGKKVLVRADFNVPIDNGSITDDTRIRAALPTIQELTSKGAKVILTSHFGRPKGKVNESMRLTPVAARLSELLGKEVKKTNDCIGDEVATAVASMSDGDVVLLENVRFHAGEEKNDPEFVKQLAAVADLYVNDAFGTAHRAHASTEGVTKYLSPSVAGFLIEKELKYLQAAIESPQRPLAAIIGGSKVSSKIGVIETLLEKCDKLLIGGGMIFTFYKARGMNVGKSLVEEDKLELAKSLEVKAKERGVDLLLPTDVVVADNFAADANSQTVSVDNIPDGWMGLDIGPDSVKTFEAALADCKTVIWNGPMGVFEFDKFAAGTEAIARSLAGLTKTGASTIIGGGDSVAAVEKVGVADQMSHISTGGGASLELLEGKELPGIAALDEA, from the coding sequence GTGCCCAAGAAAACGGTAGCAAACTTGTCAGCATCTGACCTTTCTGGCAAAAAAGTATTAGTGCGAGCGGATTTTAATGTTCCCATCGATAATGGGTCTATCACTGATGATACTCGCATTCGGGCTGCTCTGCCTACGATTCAAGAGTTGACAAGCAAGGGTGCTAAGGTTATTTTAACCTCTCACTTCGGCCGGCCCAAGGGAAAAGTGAATGAGTCCATGCGCTTGACTCCTGTGGCTGCACGGTTGTCGGAACTGCTGGGTAAAGAGGTGAAGAAAACCAATGATTGTATTGGGGATGAGGTGGCTACTGCGGTGGCCAGCATGAGTGATGGTGATGTGGTATTGCTGGAAAATGTCCGCTTCCATGCTGGAGAAGAAAAGAATGATCCAGAATTTGTCAAGCAATTAGCTGCTGTTGCCGATCTCTATGTTAATGATGCCTTTGGAACGGCTCACCGGGCCCATGCTTCTACGGAAGGGGTGACCAAGTATCTGAGTCCTTCGGTGGCTGGATTTTTGATTGAGAAGGAACTGAAGTATCTGCAAGCAGCGATCGAAAGTCCCCAACGACCTTTGGCAGCCATTATTGGCGGATCTAAGGTATCGAGCAAAATTGGCGTGATTGAGACCCTGTTGGAAAAATGCGATAAGCTCCTGATTGGTGGAGGCATGATCTTCACCTTCTATAAGGCGCGAGGCATGAATGTCGGTAAGTCTTTGGTGGAAGAAGATAAGCTAGAGTTGGCCAAATCTTTGGAAGTGAAGGCGAAAGAACGGGGAGTAGACCTGTTATTACCTACCGATGTGGTTGTGGCTGATAATTTTGCGGCTGATGCTAATTCTCAAACCGTGAGCGTGGATAATATTCCCGATGGCTGGATGGGATTGGATATTGGCCCAGATTCGGTGAAAACCTTTGAGGCCGCTCTGGCTGATTGTAAGACGGTGATCTGGAACGGGCCGATGGGTGTGTTCGAGTTTGATAAATTTGCAGCAGGGACAGAGGCGATCGCCCGCTCTTTGGCTGGACTGACCAAAACTGGCGCTTCTACCATTATCGGTGGTGGTGATTCTGTGGCGGCGGTCGAGAAGGTTGGCGTTGCCGATCAAATGAGCCACATTTCTACCGGTGGTGGCGCAAGCTTGGAACTGCTCGAAGGTAAGGAACTCCCCGGTATTGCGGCTTTAGATGAAGCGTAA
- a CDS encoding XisI protein yields the protein MDKLKQYRQIIQDILTEYHQINKKSGSATESALAFDEVHDQYLLLLMGWHKDERIKSVMIHIRLQDDQIWIEEDWTEDGVATDLLLRGISRDEIVLAFHPPHVRQYTEFAIA from the coding sequence ATGGATAAATTAAAGCAGTATCGTCAAATCATTCAAGATATTTTAACAGAATATCATCAAATCAATAAAAAATCAGGGTCTGCCACTGAAAGTGCTTTAGCTTTTGATGAGGTACACGATCAGTACCTTTTACTGTTGATGGGTTGGCACAAAGATGAGCGGATCAAGAGTGTGATGATTCATATCCGTTTGCAAGATGACCAAATCTGGATTGAGGAAGATTGGACAGAGGATGGAGTAGCGACAGATTTGTTGCTCAGAGGTATTTCACGAGATGAGATTGTTTTAGCTTTTCATCCTCCTCATGTTAGACAGTATACTGAATTTGCGATCGCGTAA
- a CDS encoding DUF3134 domain-containing protein: MSSKFVPIKNPSLRETPRSQLAPILPSPPTESLVDWLEKTGRMSTREVQDEDFVDDDADISELMEGNDDNYDEDEESMDEQE, translated from the coding sequence ATGTCTTCCAAATTTGTACCGATTAAAAACCCTTCCTTACGGGAAACCCCCCGTTCTCAACTGGCTCCCATCCTTCCCTCGCCTCCTACCGAGTCCCTGGTAGACTGGTTAGAAAAAACGGGACGCATGTCTACTCGCGAAGTCCAAGATGAGGATTTTGTCGATGATGATGCGGATATTTCCGAACTGATGGAGGGAAATGACGATAATTACGATGAGGATGAGGAGTCCATGGACGAGCAGGAGTAA
- a CDS encoding universal stress protein: protein MFKTVLFPINKSQETLAATEVVMDIVKTYGSQLILLSVLENETTEEDASRDPMISHDQIAELLNKVQSGFSKSGIESKTLEREGKPAFTICDVADEMEANLIIMGSRGVGLTEDGSKDSITNQVINLSPCPVLIVP, encoded by the coding sequence ATGTTTAAGACTGTTCTCTTTCCGATTAACAAAAGCCAAGAAACCTTGGCAGCCACAGAGGTAGTGATGGATATTGTCAAAACCTATGGCTCTCAACTGATTCTGCTCTCTGTGTTGGAGAATGAGACCACTGAAGAGGATGCGTCTAGAGATCCGATGATCTCCCATGACCAAATTGCTGAACTGTTAAATAAAGTCCAAAGCGGCTTTTCTAAGAGTGGTATTGAGTCCAAAACCCTGGAACGGGAAGGTAAACCGGCTTTTACCATTTGTGATGTGGCTGATGAAATGGAGGCCAATCTGATTATCATGGGAAGTCGGGGGGTTGGTCTGACGGAAGATGGATCGAAGGATAGTATTACCAATCAGGTGATTAATCTTTCTCCTTGTCCCGTGTTGATTGTCCCTTAG
- the mraY gene encoding phospho-N-acetylmuramoyl-pentapeptide-transferase — MDAKFSSGGLSLSWGTRLFLILVVGLGLTALALDLQMNSSLPWVSLSLPFWSGLALTTLVGAWAVPTLRKIKAGQIIREDGPQDHLKKAGTPTMGGIFFVPVAVLVALLVSGGDRTVLAVSLVILGYGAIGWIDDWQILRRRSNKGISPRMKLILQTLLAVSFTLWMALTQPGDLTTVALFGAVSLPLGLLFWPLAAFTLVSESNAVNLTDGLDGLAGGTCAIAFLALGVLLAPTFPSLMILCAALSGSCVGFLAYNRNPAQVFMGDTGSMALGGGLAAIALISGNLWSLIILSGLFIVETLSVILQVSYYKATKGPDGVGKRILKMAPLHHHLELSGWSEIQVVGVFYGVVGILAILSYL, encoded by the coding sequence GTGGACGCGAAATTTAGTTCTGGGGGACTCTCGTTGTCTTGGGGAACCCGCCTATTTTTGATTTTAGTGGTGGGTTTGGGGCTGACGGCTTTAGCCCTTGACCTCCAGATGAACTCATCCCTACCCTGGGTTTCCTTAAGTCTGCCGTTCTGGAGTGGGTTAGCCCTAACGACTCTGGTGGGCGCTTGGGCTGTCCCGACTCTGAGAAAGATTAAAGCGGGGCAAATTATCCGCGAAGATGGGCCGCAAGACCATTTGAAAAAAGCGGGAACTCCAACTATGGGGGGGATCTTTTTTGTGCCGGTGGCGGTGTTGGTGGCGCTGCTGGTTTCGGGTGGCGATCGCACCGTTCTGGCGGTTTCTTTGGTTATTTTAGGCTATGGGGCGATCGGTTGGATTGATGATTGGCAAATTCTCCGCCGTCGCTCCAATAAGGGTATTTCTCCGCGCATGAAGTTGATTTTGCAAACCCTCTTAGCGGTCAGTTTTACCCTGTGGATGGCTCTGACGCAACCGGGAGATCTGACCACAGTCGCCCTATTTGGAGCCGTTAGCCTGCCTTTAGGTTTGCTCTTTTGGCCTTTAGCTGCTTTTACCCTGGTTTCGGAAAGTAATGCGGTGAACCTCACGGATGGTTTAGATGGGTTAGCGGGCGGAACTTGCGCGATCGCCTTTTTAGCCCTTGGGGTTCTGCTCGCTCCCACTTTCCCCAGTTTAATGATCCTTTGTGCTGCCCTCAGTGGCAGTTGTGTCGGCTTTCTCGCCTATAATCGTAATCCGGCTCAAGTGTTTATGGGAGATACCGGTTCTATGGCTCTTGGGGGCGGTTTAGCGGCGATCGCCCTCATTAGTGGTAATCTCTGGAGTTTAATTATCCTCAGCGGCCTGTTTATCGTCGAAACTCTCTCCGTCATCCTCCAAGTGAGCTACTACAAAGCCACCAAAGGCCCCGATGGGGTCGGTAAACGCATCCTCAAAATGGCCCCCCTCCACCACCATCTGGAACTCTCTGGATGGTCGGAAATCCAAGTGGTGGGAGTCTTTTATGGCGTTGTTGGTATCCTTGCTATTCTCAGCTACCTTTAG
- the ylqF gene encoding ribosome biogenesis GTPase YlqF, whose product MIQWYPGHIAKAERSLAEQLKRVDVVLDVRDIRIPLTTQHPKLKEWVGSRERVLVLNRMDMIVPEMQDLWLQWFTNQGEQPYFTNAKLGKGISEVTQAAIAAGASMNERRRKRGMRPRPVRAVVVGFPNVGKSALINRLLNRKVVQSAARPGVTRQLRWIKISSNIELLDAPGVIPARLEDQRDAAKLAICDDIGEASYDNQRVAIALLDVFHKLNAHVSSLEKLRSRYEVDPATLSSEDYLHTLAEAKYLGDLERTACQLLTDFRKGYLGGFPLELPPSL is encoded by the coding sequence ATGATTCAATGGTATCCCGGACATATTGCTAAGGCGGAACGTTCTCTAGCCGAACAACTCAAGCGAGTTGATGTGGTTTTAGATGTTCGGGATATTCGTATTCCCCTGACGACGCAACACCCGAAACTGAAGGAGTGGGTGGGGAGTCGGGAGCGGGTTCTGGTGCTGAACCGGATGGATATGATTGTGCCGGAGATGCAGGATTTATGGTTGCAGTGGTTTACCAATCAGGGAGAGCAACCCTATTTTACCAATGCGAAATTGGGTAAGGGGATTTCCGAAGTAACCCAAGCGGCGATCGCCGCCGGTGCGTCCATGAATGAGCGCCGACGCAAGCGGGGAATGCGTCCCCGTCCGGTGCGAGCGGTGGTAGTGGGGTTTCCCAATGTGGGCAAATCAGCCCTCATTAACCGCCTATTAAACCGTAAAGTGGTGCAGAGTGCGGCTCGTCCGGGGGTGACTCGGCAACTGCGCTGGATTAAGATATCATCCAATATTGAGTTATTGGACGCTCCTGGGGTGATTCCAGCGCGATTAGAGGATCAACGGGATGCGGCGAAGTTAGCCATTTGTGATGATATTGGTGAAGCCAGCTATGATAATCAACGGGTGGCGATCGCTCTGCTGGATGTATTTCACAAATTGAATGCCCATGTGAGTAGCTTGGAGAAATTGCGATCGCGTTATGAGGTCGATCCAGCAACCCTCTCTAGCGAAGACTATTTACATACCTTAGCCGAAGCCAAATATCTGGGAGATCTAGAACGCACTGCCTGCCAACTGCTGACCGATTTTCGTAAAGGTTACTTGGGAGGGTTTCCTTTAGAATTGCCCCCTTCACTATAA